A stretch of the Bradyrhizobium arachidis genome encodes the following:
- a CDS encoding sugar-binding transcriptional regulator translates to MATSSDRLPMVDGEASLATRAAWLYFAAGLTQSEVADRLNIQSTKAHRLIARASREGMIRVFVEGPVAECVALENTLIQRYGLAFCRVAPDLGEGDLPLKALALEGASFLRQILERGEHKIIGVGHGRTLAAVVEQLPQTPAREAQFVSLLGGLTRKFAANPFDVIHRLAERTGAEAYLLPVPVFANSVADRAVLMQQYGIADVFALARKASLLFVGIGQIHAEGFLVSSGMIRPDEVVELKRAGACADLLGHFFNADGELLDIDLSARATSMEAADLRKHRIVAIGGGLAKVTALRAVLRSRLLHGLIIDEATAQALATDKPEATSGKDKNTKTKNTGRKGK, encoded by the coding sequence GTGGCGACATCCTCCGACAGGCTGCCGATGGTTGATGGTGAGGCCTCGCTCGCAACGCGGGCGGCGTGGCTTTATTTCGCCGCCGGGCTGACCCAGTCCGAGGTCGCCGACCGCCTCAACATCCAGAGCACCAAGGCGCATCGGCTGATCGCGCGCGCGAGCCGCGAGGGCATGATCCGCGTCTTCGTCGAAGGGCCGGTGGCCGAATGCGTCGCGCTGGAGAACACGTTGATCCAGCGCTACGGCCTCGCTTTCTGCCGCGTCGCACCCGATCTCGGCGAGGGCGACCTGCCGCTAAAGGCCCTCGCGCTCGAGGGCGCGAGCTTCCTGCGGCAGATCCTTGAACGCGGCGAGCACAAGATCATCGGCGTCGGTCACGGCCGCACGCTCGCGGCCGTGGTCGAGCAGTTGCCGCAGACGCCGGCGCGCGAGGCGCAATTCGTCTCGCTGCTCGGCGGACTGACGCGGAAATTCGCCGCCAATCCGTTCGACGTCATTCATCGGCTGGCGGAGCGTACCGGCGCCGAGGCTTATCTCCTGCCGGTGCCGGTGTTTGCCAACTCGGTCGCCGACCGCGCCGTGCTGATGCAGCAATACGGCATCGCGGACGTGTTTGCGCTCGCGCGCAAGGCCTCGCTCCTGTTCGTCGGCATCGGGCAGATCCATGCCGAGGGGTTTTTGGTCTCGAGCGGCATGATCAGGCCGGACGAGGTCGTGGAATTGAAGCGTGCCGGCGCCTGCGCCGACCTGCTCGGACATTTTTTCAATGCCGACGGTGAACTGCTCGACATCGACCTGTCTGCGCGCGCCACCTCAATGGAGGCGGCAGACCTCAGAAAACATCGCATCGTCGCCATCGGCGGCGGGCTGGCCAAGGTGACGGCGCTGCGCGCAGTGCTGCGCAGCCGTCTCCTGCACGGCCTCATCATCGACGAGGCGACCGCTCAGGCCCTCGCAACGGACAAGCCGGAGGCAACATCCGGCAAAGACAAGAATACCAAGACCAAGAACACGGGTCGGAAGGGAAAGTAA
- a CDS encoding extracellular solute-binding protein encodes MYDREKNLFDSYAAKRISRRDLLDGAAKLGIAGVAANSAYVSAMSRAMAADFNWKAYSGKTVKLLLNKHPYVDAMIGDIEAFKTLTGMNVAYDIFPEDVYFDKVTAALSSKSDQYDAFMTGAYMTWTYGPAGWIEDLNTYIKDPAKTNPAFAWDDVLPGLRSSTAWDGVAGSELGSGKAKQWCIPWGYELNNIAYNRNIFDKVGVKPPKNLDEMLDVAAKITKDAGGPYGVGVRGSRSWATIHPGFLSAYANFGQKDFVMEGGKLKAAMNTKASKDFHEKWVKMIQTSGPKNWSTYTWYQVGTDLGAGASGMIFDADILGYFMNGGENKERGNLGYAPFAANPAAKAPTPNVWIWSLAMSSFSKQKDAAWLFMQWAASTEHDLFGARKMDFVNPVRASVWKDSEFRDRIAKSYPGYLEQHDVSAPGAKIYFTAQPLFFDLTTEWAASLQKMVAKEVSVDEGLDKLADSINRQLKQAGLG; translated from the coding sequence ATGTACGATCGCGAGAAGAATCTGTTCGACTCCTACGCCGCCAAACGCATCAGTCGGCGTGATCTACTGGACGGCGCCGCCAAGCTCGGCATCGCCGGCGTCGCCGCCAACTCCGCCTATGTCTCCGCGATGTCGCGGGCCATGGCGGCGGACTTCAACTGGAAGGCCTATAGCGGCAAGACCGTCAAGCTGCTCTTGAACAAGCATCCTTACGTCGATGCGATGATCGGCGATATCGAGGCCTTCAAGACGCTCACCGGGATGAACGTCGCCTACGATATCTTCCCCGAGGACGTCTATTTCGACAAGGTCACGGCGGCGCTGTCCTCGAAATCGGACCAGTACGACGCCTTCATGACCGGCGCCTACATGACTTGGACCTATGGTCCGGCCGGCTGGATCGAGGATCTCAACACCTACATCAAGGATCCCGCCAAGACCAATCCGGCCTTTGCCTGGGACGACGTGCTGCCCGGCCTTCGTTCCTCGACGGCGTGGGACGGCGTTGCCGGCTCCGAGCTCGGCTCGGGCAAAGCCAAGCAATGGTGCATCCCGTGGGGCTATGAGCTCAACAACATCGCCTACAATCGCAACATCTTCGACAAGGTCGGCGTCAAGCCGCCGAAGAATCTCGACGAGATGCTCGATGTTGCCGCGAAGATCACCAAGGACGCCGGCGGGCCTTACGGCGTCGGCGTTCGCGGCTCGCGCTCCTGGGCCACGATCCATCCAGGCTTCCTCTCGGCCTACGCGAATTTCGGCCAGAAGGATTTTGTGATGGAAGGCGGCAAGCTGAAGGCCGCCATGAACACCAAGGCCTCGAAGGACTTCCACGAGAAATGGGTCAAGATGATCCAGACCTCGGGCCCGAAGAACTGGTCGACCTACACCTGGTACCAGGTCGGCACGGACCTTGGCGCCGGCGCCTCCGGCATGATCTTCGACGCCGATATTCTCGGCTACTTCATGAACGGCGGCGAGAACAAGGAGAGGGGAAACCTCGGCTACGCGCCGTTTGCGGCGAATCCGGCCGCCAAGGCGCCGACGCCGAACGTCTGGATCTGGTCGCTCGCAATGTCGAGCTTCTCCAAGCAGAAGGATGCGGCCTGGCTATTCATGCAATGGGCGGCGTCGACCGAGCACGATTTGTTCGGGGCCCGCAAGATGGACTTCGTCAATCCGGTCCGCGCCTCGGTGTGGAAGGACTCAGAGTTCCGCGACCGCATCGCAAAGTCCTATCCTGGTTATCTCGAGCAGCACGATGTCTCGGCTCCCGGCGCAAAAATCTACTTCACGGCCCAGCCCTTGTTCTTCGACCTGACCACGGAATGGGCCGCCTCCCTGCAGAAGATGGTAGCCAAGGAGGTCAGCGTCGACGAGGGGCTCGACAAGCTCGCCGACAGCATCAACCGTCAGCTCAAGCAGGCAGGCCTTGGGTGA
- a CDS encoding carbohydrate ABC transporter permease — MVQLSQTNVLPRRTTRLRGRMLPYLLSLPALLVCIAILVPFVTAAVYSLQRYRLNLPYLRGFIGVDNYIDFLSDPAFWNTLRISLTYTALTVVLELLLGLGIALLLRRPTRFHNAVSIALLLPLMTAPAIAALMWKLMTNPSFGILSYLVSLVGVHDFKWASDPSSALFTVVLVDMWVYTPFIMILLLAGLRSLPRQPFEAAALDGVPASFVFFRITLPMLAPYIITASLFRLLDSIQQFDIIYAMTQGGPGDRLMVFQVQAYLEFFQYTNVGRSAALLMILWLITNILSNIFIKNWLRLRARAHGHA, encoded by the coding sequence ATGGTCCAGCTGTCCCAGACAAATGTGCTTCCGCGCCGCACCACGAGGCTGCGCGGGCGCATGCTGCCTTACCTGCTGAGCCTGCCGGCTCTGCTCGTCTGCATTGCCATCCTCGTCCCCTTCGTGACCGCGGCGGTCTATTCGCTCCAGCGCTACCGGCTGAACCTGCCGTATTTGCGCGGCTTCATCGGGGTCGATAATTACATCGACTTCCTCTCCGACCCCGCCTTCTGGAATACGCTTCGCATCTCGCTCACCTATACCGCGCTGACGGTGGTTCTCGAACTGCTGCTCGGCCTCGGCATCGCCTTGCTGCTGCGGCGACCCACCCGCTTTCACAATGCCGTGTCGATCGCTCTGCTACTGCCGCTGATGACCGCACCTGCGATCGCCGCGCTGATGTGGAAGCTCATGACCAACCCGAGCTTCGGCATCCTGTCCTATCTCGTGAGCCTGGTCGGCGTGCATGACTTCAAATGGGCATCCGATCCGTCGAGCGCGCTGTTCACGGTGGTGCTGGTCGACATGTGGGTCTACACGCCCTTCATCATGATCCTGCTCCTCGCAGGCCTGCGCTCGCTGCCGCGGCAGCCGTTCGAGGCGGCGGCACTCGATGGCGTGCCGGCAAGCTTCGTGTTCTTCCGCATCACGCTGCCGATGCTTGCGCCCTACATCATTACGGCCTCGCTGTTCCGGCTGCTGGATTCAATCCAGCAGTTCGACATCATCTACGCGATGACGCAGGGCGGCCCGGGTGACCGGCTGATGGTGTTCCAGGTCCAGGCCTATCTCGAATTTTTCCAGTACACCAATGTCGGCCGTTCGGCGGCGTTGCTGATGATCCTGTGGCTGATCACCAATATCCTGTCGAACATCTTCATCAAGAACTGGCTGCGGCTGCGGGCGCGCGCCCACGGCCACGCCTGA
- a CDS encoding carbohydrate ABC transporter permease, which produces MDHSSLAGRIFRGVALALVLVFFMFPIVWIFLMSFQTNEQILRIPPHILFEPTLANYQALISGQLRTTAGNLEISFIRNLMNSFALSSAAVVLALLLGVPAAYAFARFKFRLGETIAFTLLSFRFAPPLLVLLPLSLYYQQLGLNDTYFGIVWVYQLIALPLILWIVRGYFEDISPDIEHAYRLAGHSWREAFTRIAVPLAGPGIAAAGLLSFIFCWNNFVFALILASADKQPVTVGALAFVTASGIQYGQIAAAIVLSVTPTLLLALYAQRYLVEGLSLGAVKG; this is translated from the coding sequence ATGGATCACTCCAGTCTCGCAGGGCGCATCTTCCGCGGTGTCGCGCTAGCGCTCGTGCTCGTCTTCTTCATGTTTCCGATCGTCTGGATCTTCCTGATGTCGTTCCAGACCAACGAGCAGATTTTGCGGATCCCGCCGCACATCCTGTTCGAGCCGACGCTCGCCAACTACCAGGCCCTGATCTCGGGGCAGCTCCGCACCACGGCCGGCAATCTTGAGATTTCCTTCATACGCAACCTCATGAACAGCTTTGCGCTGTCGAGCGCGGCCGTGGTCCTCGCCTTGCTGCTCGGTGTGCCCGCGGCCTACGCCTTTGCGCGGTTCAAGTTCCGGCTCGGCGAGACCATCGCATTCACGCTGCTCTCGTTCCGTTTCGCCCCGCCGCTGCTGGTACTGCTGCCGCTGTCGCTCTACTACCAGCAGCTCGGTCTCAACGACACCTATTTCGGCATCGTCTGGGTCTATCAGCTCATTGCGCTGCCGCTGATCCTGTGGATCGTGCGCGGCTATTTCGAGGACATCAGCCCCGACATCGAGCATGCCTACCGGCTTGCGGGGCATTCCTGGCGCGAGGCATTCACGCGCATCGCCGTGCCGCTCGCCGGCCCCGGCATCGCGGCGGCCGGTCTGCTCTCCTTCATCTTCTGCTGGAACAATTTTGTGTTCGCGCTGATCCTGGCCTCGGCCGACAAGCAGCCGGTCACCGTGGGCGCGCTGGCCTTCGTCACGGCGTCCGGCATCCAGTACGGCCAGATCGCGGCCGCGATCGTGCTCTCGGTCACGCCGACCCTGCTGCTCGCGCTCTATGCGCAGCGCTATCTGGTCGAAGGTCTGTCGCTCGGTGCGGTGAAAGGCTGA
- a CDS encoding ABC transporter ATP-binding protein has translation MARLELNAVGKSFGPVRCAEDLSLAVEPGEIVAVFGPSGSGKTVLLRMIAGMFEPDEGDILVGGQSIVGAPPERRGIGMAFQNFALFPHMSAQDNIASGLRAKAAAGEVVSRVKSISRLLKIEHVLGHMPRELSNGQKQRTALARALIGNPEVLLLDDPLRNVDAKLRYEMRLELPSLLRRSSAAVLYVTQDYREAMAIADRIAVLIDGRLVQIARPEEIYARPASVAVARLFGDPSINLAEVEPVAAQGSLSAQIAGTPVRLDAADRQVADHGPCWLGVRPDDLVISRQAGDNAIPARVVAITPMHEKAVLLLRFSDGSEWLAALPQNSPMASAEDGVFVRFAPEAALLFDRATGLRVGLPHRRQAA, from the coding sequence ATGGCGCGTCTTGAACTCAACGCCGTCGGCAAGTCATTCGGTCCGGTGCGTTGCGCCGAGGATCTGTCGCTGGCGGTCGAGCCCGGCGAGATCGTGGCGGTGTTCGGGCCGTCCGGCAGCGGCAAGACCGTGCTCCTGCGCATGATCGCGGGCATGTTCGAGCCCGACGAGGGAGACATTCTGGTCGGCGGCCAATCGATCGTGGGCGCTCCGCCGGAACGGCGCGGGATCGGCATGGCCTTCCAGAACTTTGCGCTGTTTCCGCATATGAGCGCGCAGGACAACATCGCGAGCGGCCTGCGCGCCAAGGCTGCTGCGGGCGAGGTGGTCTCGCGGGTCAAGTCGATCAGCCGGCTCCTGAAGATCGAGCACGTGCTCGGTCACATGCCCCGCGAATTGTCGAACGGGCAGAAGCAGCGCACCGCGCTCGCGCGTGCGCTGATCGGCAATCCGGAGGTGCTGCTGCTCGACGATCCCTTGCGCAACGTCGATGCCAAGCTTCGCTACGAGATGCGGCTGGAATTGCCCAGCCTGTTGCGGCGGAGCTCGGCTGCGGTGCTCTATGTCACCCAGGACTACCGCGAGGCGATGGCGATCGCCGACAGGATCGCGGTCCTGATCGACGGCCGTCTGGTGCAGATCGCGCGCCCCGAGGAGATCTATGCAAGGCCGGCATCGGTTGCCGTCGCACGCCTGTTCGGCGATCCCAGCATCAATCTCGCCGAGGTCGAGCCGGTCGCCGCGCAAGGATCTCTCAGTGCGCAGATTGCGGGGACGCCCGTTCGCCTCGATGCCGCCGATCGCCAGGTTGCGGATCATGGTCCGTGCTGGCTTGGCGTTCGTCCGGACGATCTCGTGATCAGCCGCCAGGCCGGCGACAACGCGATCCCTGCGCGCGTTGTCGCGATCACGCCGATGCATGAAAAGGCCGTGCTGCTCCTGCGATTCTCGGATGGGTCCGAATGGCTGGCGGCGTTGCCGCAGAACTCGCCGATGGCGAGCGCGGAGGACGGCGTTTTCGTTCGCTTCGCGCCGGAAGCCGCACTCCTCTTCGACCGCGCGACGGGCCTGCGCGTCGGCCTGCCGCATCGGCGGCAGGCGGCCTGA
- a CDS encoding ABC transporter ATP-binding protein, with protein MLEIRNVDKVYQSRGKPPVHAVRALDMEVGKGEIVALLGSSGCGKTSTLRMIAGFESVTSGAITLGQRRIDELPPARRKVAMAFEGYSLYPPLTVRENIAFALKAQQLSHGEVSRRVDAIARLVEIEDILDSYPRSISGGQQQRVSLARALVRDADLYLLDEPMGQLEPQLRAVLRGRIKGLLAERGMTAIFVTHDQTEASALADRIAVMEDGVLQQFASERELKEHPANLFVASFIGEPPMNLLETEVISADGGLRLSVGPEVTFQIEGRTLGQAARQMLEQTARIRVGIRPQKITVGSGGVRVRVVSNQWLGDQSHVAGEYDGRLLIAVTPNKIAARPGDIIPFALEARHLHLFGADGTCVSHAEAA; from the coding sequence ATGCTCGAGATCAGGAATGTGGACAAGGTCTACCAGAGCCGCGGCAAGCCGCCGGTCCATGCGGTGCGCGCGCTCGACATGGAGGTCGGGAAGGGCGAGATCGTCGCGCTGTTGGGCTCGTCCGGCTGCGGCAAGACCTCGACCCTGCGGATGATCGCGGGCTTCGAGAGCGTCACCTCGGGGGCAATTACCCTGGGGCAGCGGCGGATCGACGAGTTGCCGCCGGCGCGGCGCAAGGTGGCGATGGCTTTCGAAGGCTATTCGCTCTACCCGCCGCTCACCGTTCGCGAGAACATCGCTTTTGCCTTGAAGGCGCAGCAGCTCTCCCATGGCGAGGTCTCGCGCCGGGTCGATGCGATCGCGCGCCTGGTCGAGATCGAGGACATTCTCGACAGCTATCCGCGCTCGATCTCCGGCGGGCAGCAGCAGCGCGTTTCGCTGGCGCGGGCCCTGGTGCGCGACGCCGATCTCTATCTGCTCGACGAGCCGATGGGTCAGCTCGAGCCGCAGCTTCGCGCGGTGCTGCGCGGGCGGATCAAGGGACTGCTCGCCGAGCGCGGGATGACGGCGATCTTCGTCACTCACGACCAGACCGAGGCGAGCGCGCTCGCCGATCGCATCGCGGTCATGGAAGACGGTGTGCTTCAGCAATTCGCGAGCGAAAGGGAATTGAAGGAGCATCCCGCCAATCTGTTCGTCGCGAGCTTCATCGGCGAGCCGCCGATGAACCTGCTCGAGACCGAGGTCATCAGCGCCGACGGCGGCCTCCGCCTGTCGGTCGGCCCGGAGGTGACGTTCCAGATCGAGGGGCGAACGCTGGGCCAGGCCGCGCGGCAGATGCTCGAGCAGACCGCGCGCATCCGCGTCGGCATCCGGCCACAGAAGATTACCGTCGGCAGCGGCGGCGTGCGCGTGCGTGTCGTCTCGAACCAGTGGCTGGGAGACCAGTCGCATGTCGCGGGCGAATATGATGGTCGTCTCCTCATCGCGGTGACGCCGAACAAGATCGCAGCGCGGCCGGGGGATATCATTCCCTTTGCGCTCGAGGCGCGGCATCTCCATTTGTTTGGCGCCGACGGCACCTGCGTCAGCCACGCGGAGGCGGCCTGA
- a CDS encoding FGGY-family carbohydrate kinase yields MRTSPSRDVIIGIDAGTSLIKTVAFTRDGRQLGEFSLPNSYTTSAGGHVEQDMARTWNDTVAALRGLVAASPDLVSRLAAIAVTGQGDGTWLIDDDGRPVAPALLWLDSRAAGLVEDVRGSERNAALYRRTGSGLNACQQGPQLAWLQAHAPESLSRARTAFHCKDWLYFLLTGQRATDPSEATFSCGDFRKRRFDVETARLIGIVDCARLFPDVVDGVTTTHPLDAGAALETGLPQGVPVSLGYVDVICNALGAGLYDPAPDVGCTIIGSTGMHMRLASNADAVILNAEATGYTMPFPVPGHYAQMQSNMAATLNIDWLLDLARDLLAAEGVARSRADLIKRLDARVLEARPGELLFHPFISDAGERGPFVAHEACAQFLGLRTRHGYWDLMRAVMEGLAFAARDCYAAMGTLPRDVRITGGAARSRALGAILGAALECNVRVCSRGEAGAAGAAMIAAVATGLYPDMTACTEEWVRPYLNAPQTPDVALAAHYARMFPAYLDARLAARPVWKQLAAVRAGAGHV; encoded by the coding sequence ATGCGCACCTCACCGAGCCGCGACGTCATTATCGGCATTGATGCAGGTACCTCCCTGATCAAGACGGTCGCGTTCACCCGCGACGGCCGCCAGCTCGGCGAGTTCTCGCTGCCCAACAGCTACACGACGTCAGCCGGCGGCCATGTCGAGCAAGACATGGCGCGGACCTGGAACGACACGGTCGCCGCGCTGCGCGGCCTGGTGGCTGCTAGCCCTGACCTTGTGTCACGGCTCGCGGCCATCGCAGTGACCGGGCAGGGCGACGGCACCTGGCTGATCGACGACGACGGCCGTCCCGTCGCGCCGGCGCTGCTCTGGCTCGACTCGCGCGCCGCAGGCCTCGTCGAGGACGTTCGCGGCAGCGAGCGCAACGCAGCGCTCTACCGGCGGACCGGCTCGGGCCTCAATGCCTGCCAGCAGGGGCCCCAACTGGCCTGGCTGCAGGCACACGCGCCGGAAAGCCTGTCGCGCGCCCGCACCGCCTTCCACTGCAAGGACTGGCTCTACTTCCTGCTCACCGGCCAGCGTGCGACCGATCCGTCGGAGGCCACCTTCTCCTGCGGCGATTTCCGCAAGCGCCGGTTCGATGTGGAAACCGCGCGCCTGATCGGCATCGTCGATTGTGCACGCCTGTTTCCCGACGTCGTCGACGGCGTTACGACCACGCATCCGCTCGATGCCGGCGCGGCGCTGGAGACGGGCCTGCCGCAGGGCGTTCCGGTTTCGCTTGGCTATGTCGATGTGATCTGCAACGCTCTGGGCGCGGGCCTCTACGATCCCGCGCCGGACGTCGGCTGCACCATCATCGGCTCGACCGGCATGCATATGCGGCTCGCGTCAAACGCCGATGCTGTGATCCTCAATGCCGAGGCGACCGGCTACACCATGCCGTTTCCGGTCCCCGGCCACTATGCCCAAATGCAATCCAACATGGCGGCGACGCTGAACATCGACTGGCTCCTGGATCTCGCGCGCGACCTGCTCGCCGCCGAGGGCGTTGCGCGTTCGCGCGCCGACCTGATCAAGAGGCTTGATGCGCGGGTGCTCGAGGCGCGGCCCGGCGAGCTCCTGTTCCATCCCTTCATCTCCGATGCCGGCGAGCGCGGCCCGTTCGTCGCGCACGAGGCCTGTGCGCAATTTCTGGGCCTGCGCACCCGCCACGGTTATTGGGACCTGATGCGGGCCGTGATGGAGGGCCTCGCCTTTGCCGCGCGCGATTGCTATGCCGCCATGGGAACGTTGCCGCGCGACGTGCGCATCACCGGGGGCGCCGCGCGCAGTCGGGCGCTGGGCGCGATCCTTGGCGCCGCGCTCGAATGCAATGTTCGCGTCTGCAGCCGCGGCGAGGCGGGCGCTGCGGGCGCCGCGATGATCGCGGCAGTGGCGACCGGCCTCTATCCCGACATGACGGCCTGCACGGAGGAGTGGGTGAGACCGTATCTTAACGCGCCGCAGACACCCGATGTGGCGCTCGCTGCGCATTATGCGCGGATGTTCCCGGCTTACCTGGACGCCAGGCTTGCGGCGCGGCCGGTCTGGAAGCAGCTTGCGGCCGTGCGTGCGGGAGCCGGTCATGTCTAA
- a CDS encoding 2-hydroxyacid dehydrogenase, translating to MSKAIAIVGDRFMLPSVFAERITTACGNGVDIRILEQPWPDEPMEHGYAGSKLDGLKEFMGDPDDVVDFIGDASLLVTHLAPISRSMLQRLPNLKFIAVSRGGPVNIDMQAARDHDVLVVNTPGRNASAVAEFTIGAILAETRLIRSGHESLRAGEWRGDLYRADRTGRELGEMTVGIVGYGAIGTRVVKLLKAFGCRILVTDPYVQLSAQDRNDGVEHVGLSELLSRADVISLHARVTAETTGFIDRAALAKVKPGAVFINTARGPLVDYKALYEALSAGRLAGAMLDTFAVEPVPPDWPLLQLPNVTLTPHIAGASLRTVTIAADQAAEEVRRYLAGEPPLNPC from the coding sequence ATGTCTAAAGCCATCGCTATCGTCGGTGACCGTTTCATGCTGCCGAGCGTCTTTGCCGAACGGATCACGACGGCCTGCGGCAACGGGGTCGACATCCGTATCCTGGAGCAGCCTTGGCCCGACGAGCCGATGGAGCACGGTTATGCGGGCTCGAAGCTCGACGGATTGAAGGAGTTCATGGGCGACCCCGACGATGTCGTGGACTTCATCGGGGACGCTTCGCTCCTTGTCACGCATCTCGCGCCGATCTCGCGATCGATGCTGCAGCGTCTGCCGAACCTCAAATTCATCGCGGTGTCGCGCGGCGGCCCGGTCAACATCGACATGCAGGCCGCGCGCGATCACGACGTGCTCGTGGTCAACACGCCCGGTCGCAACGCCAGCGCGGTGGCCGAGTTCACCATCGGCGCCATTCTCGCCGAGACGCGCCTGATCCGCAGCGGACATGAATCCCTGCGCGCCGGCGAATGGCGCGGCGATCTCTATCGCGCCGACCGCACCGGGCGCGAGCTCGGCGAGATGACGGTCGGCATCGTCGGCTATGGTGCCATCGGCACCCGTGTCGTGAAGTTGCTCAAGGCATTCGGCTGCAGGATCCTGGTGACCGATCCTTACGTCCAGCTCAGTGCACAGGATCGCAACGACGGCGTCGAGCATGTCGGCTTGAGCGAGCTTCTTTCGCGCGCCGACGTGATCAGCCTGCATGCGCGCGTGACCGCCGAGACCACCGGCTTCATCGATCGCGCGGCGCTCGCCAAGGTCAAGCCGGGCGCCGTCTTCATCAATACCGCGCGCGGGCCCTTGGTCGACTACAAGGCGCTCTACGAGGCGCTGTCGGCCGGCCGGCTCGCCGGCGCGATGCTCGACACCTTTGCGGTGGAACCGGTGCCGCCCGATTGGCCGCTGCTGCAACTGCCCAACGTCACCCTGACGCCGCACATTGCGGGGGCCTCGTTGCGCACCGTCACCATTGCCGCCGACCAGGCGGCCGAGGAGGTTCGCCGCTATCTTGCCGGCGAGCCGCCGCTCAATCCGTGCTGA
- a CDS encoding class II aldolase/adducin family protein, with protein sequence MTREERQLREAIIAKCRWMNASGLNQGTSGNISARYKDRMLITPSATPYDAMKPEMIAAMPLEGEHGSWEGPLQPSTEWRFHLDIMRGRLDVGSVVHTHSTFATVLAIARKPIPACHYMMAAFGGHDIRCAGYARYGTAELSELALEALEGRNGCLLANHGMIAVGANLDKAMWLAVELETIARQYYLSLSLGSPHILSEAEIADTAKGFSTYGLQQPKSKAPSKSKAASKAKPGRARAPAKAAARRRIEKKRSRM encoded by the coding sequence ATGACTCGCGAGGAGCGACAGTTGCGCGAGGCGATCATCGCCAAATGTCGGTGGATGAACGCATCGGGGCTCAATCAGGGGACGTCGGGCAACATCTCCGCCCGCTACAAGGATCGGATGCTGATCACGCCGTCGGCGACGCCCTATGACGCGATGAAACCGGAGATGATAGCCGCGATGCCGCTCGAAGGCGAGCACGGCTCCTGGGAGGGGCCGCTGCAGCCCTCCACCGAATGGCGCTTTCATCTCGACATCATGCGGGGCCGGCTGGATGTCGGCAGCGTCGTTCACACCCATTCGACCTTCGCCACCGTGCTCGCGATCGCGCGCAAGCCGATCCCGGCCTGTCACTACATGATGGCGGCGTTCGGCGGCCATGACATCCGCTGCGCCGGCTATGCGCGTTACGGCACGGCCGAGTTGTCGGAGCTCGCGCTCGAAGCACTCGAGGGCCGCAATGGCTGCCTGCTCGCCAATCACGGCATGATCGCCGTCGGCGCCAATCTCGACAAGGCGATGTGGCTGGCGGTCGAGCTCGAGACCATCGCGCGGCAATATTATCTCTCGCTTTCCTTGGGATCGCCGCACATTCTCAGCGAAGCGGAGATCGCCGACACTGCGAAGGGTTTCTCGACCTATGGTCTCCAGCAGCCCAAATCCAAAGCTCCTTCGAAATCCAAGGCTGCTTCGAAGGCGAAGCCGGGCAGGGCACGCGCACCTGCAAAGGCGGCAGCGCGACGACGGATCGAGAAGAAGCGCAGCAGGATGTGA